One genomic segment of Rhizobium viscosum includes these proteins:
- the ftsE gene encoding cell division ATP-binding protein FtsE: MIHFENVGLRYGMGPEILRDLTFDIPKKSFQFLTGPSGAGKTTLLRLLFMSLQPTRGLIRMFGRDISEIPRPELPLLRRRVGIVFQDFRLLDHLTTYENVALPLRVRGKDESTYKTDVLELLKWVGLGERINVLPPVLSGGEKQRAAIARALMDRPEVLLADEPTGNVDPPMAKRLLNLFMELNRLGTAVVIATHDLSLMDQVEARRMILSEGHLDIYD, from the coding sequence TTGATCCACTTCGAGAATGTCGGTTTGCGATATGGTATGGGCCCGGAAATCCTCCGGGACCTGACTTTCGATATCCCGAAAAAGTCCTTCCAGTTTCTGACCGGCCCGTCCGGCGCCGGCAAGACCACGCTGCTGCGCCTGCTCTTCATGTCGCTGCAGCCGACCCGCGGCCTGATCCGCATGTTTGGGCGCGACATATCCGAGATCCCGCGGCCCGAACTGCCGCTGCTGCGCCGCCGCGTCGGCATCGTCTTTCAGGATTTTCGTCTCCTCGACCATCTGACGACCTACGAGAATGTGGCTCTGCCGCTTCGCGTGCGCGGCAAGGATGAAAGTACTTACAAGACCGACGTGCTGGAACTTTTGAAATGGGTCGGCCTCGGCGAACGTATCAACGTGCTGCCGCCGGTGCTCTCAGGCGGTGAAAAACAGCGTGCCGCAATTGCCCGCGCTCTGATGGACCGGCCGGAAGTGCTGCTTGCCGACGAGCCGACCGGCAATGTGGATCCGCCGATGGCCAAGCGCCTTCTGAACCTCTTCATGGAACTCAACCGTCTAGGCACCGCAGTGGTGATCGCCACCCACGATCTCTCGCTGATGGACCAGGTGGAAGCCCGCCGCATGATCCTCTCGGAAGGGCATCTCGATATTTATGACTAA
- the hpt gene encoding hypoxanthine phosphoribosyltransferase: MPVVRGKNIEPLFTAEQIAERNHSMARDIAAGPTKDLLVIAVLKGSFIFAADLLRALHDTGLAPEVEFITLSSYGAGTVSQGVRIVKDIDSDVKDRDVLLIDDILESGRTLRFAKELLYERGARNVTIAVLLDKRVKRKEELEADYVGFECPDYFVVGYGMDVAYAFRELPFVGVVTGDA, from the coding sequence ATGCCTGTCGTGCGCGGAAAAAACATCGAGCCGCTCTTCACTGCCGAGCAGATCGCCGAGCGCAATCACTCCATGGCGCGGGATATCGCCGCCGGCCCGACGAAGGACCTGCTGGTCATCGCTGTTTTGAAGGGCTCCTTCATTTTTGCGGCCGATCTGCTGCGCGCTCTGCATGATACCGGCCTTGCTCCCGAGGTAGAGTTCATCACGCTCTCGAGCTATGGCGCCGGCACGGTTTCGCAGGGTGTGCGCATCGTCAAGGATATCGATAGCGACGTGAAGGACCGTGATGTCCTGCTGATCGACGACATTCTCGAATCCGGCCGTACGCTGCGGTTTGCCAAGGAATTGCTCTATGAGCGCGGCGCACGCAACGTGACGATCGCCGTACTGCTCGACAAGCGCGTGAAGCGCAAGGAAGAGCTGGAAGCGGACTATGTCGGCTTCGAATGCCCCGACTATTTCGTGGTCGGCTACGGCATGGATGTCGCCTATGCTTTCCGCGAGCTGCCCTTCGTCGGCGTGGTTACCGGCGATGCGTAA
- a CDS encoding response regulator, which translates to MAKILITEDEDSLRTFVARALRLDGHETDEAADGAEGLEKLKGGSYDLLLSDIRMPVMDGIELAHQAKDAFPALKILLMTGYAEQRERADDLAEKIIDVVPKPFALPDIRRAVARALVA; encoded by the coding sequence ATGGCAAAAATTCTGATCACGGAAGACGAGGATTCCCTTCGTACTTTCGTAGCCCGGGCACTACGCCTTGACGGTCATGAGACCGATGAAGCCGCCGACGGGGCGGAAGGGCTGGAAAAGCTGAAGGGCGGCAGCTACGACCTGCTGCTTTCCGATATCCGTATGCCGGTCATGGACGGCATCGAACTGGCGCATCAGGCGAAGGACGCCTTTCCGGCGCTGAAAATCCTGCTGATGACGGGCTATGCCGAACAGCGCGAACGGGCCGACGACCTCGCTGAAAAGATCATCGATGTCGTGCCGAAGCCGTTCGCCTTGCCGGACATTCGCAGGGCCGTAGCGCGGGCTCTGGTCGCTTAG
- a CDS encoding TIGR02302 family protein: MTSLARQKKGAFALQPSLARLVAAKRFLARIVLFAEQVLPLLVPALSVIAIYLSVSWFGFFRIVPDWLRVLLLIAFAAGFLVSLLPFRNLRWPQVVDADRMLEERNGLPHQPVMVQEDEPAFDTPFSRALWREHQTRMARKIATLDAGLPRPDIARHDRFALRAIPALLVVTAFGYSLSINGGSVADAFQPAPAQVTSNPAVRIDAWVTPPSYTGRAPIYLTADGSEQTAIGVPQFSSLTVRVSGGQSAEKVLFRKANGESQEIAVQEDTRPQLATNSNAEQASGAPAAPQLMAQTHIMKLEENGALQANGRIWSFDVLPDKAPEIAFDGMPRRAVNGALEIGFTVKDDYGVQEAHAEIVPVESDPAATPLYPLPEFRLDIPRRNARDGKGLTSKNLTEHPLAGKRVRITLVAKDAAGQTGRSPPYEMIMPSRPFSEPLAAAVAEERQTFALDTRKMPEAIALNEALTIRPEETIPNTTHYLLIESALTRMKLARGDEQLKDTAQYLWDIALGIEEGDLSLAERRLRDAQQNLADALNRNAPDAEIKKLMDELRKAMQDYMNELAQRLQNMPMQPNQNAQNFLRQQDLQRMMDQIENLARSGNRDAAQQMLSDLQRLMNNLQTARPQRGQQQENSQLTQQMNKLGQILRDQQKLMEETFRLDQQLRDRMQRGDPNMDDMMPGEEGQQQQQQGQQQQGQQPGDQMTAEQLREALKQLRGQQDALGKQLQELQKSLGDMGMKPGEGFGQAQREMEGAGRDLGQGNGSSAVEGQGRALEALRQGARDMMSQMMQAQQGQQGQQGPNGQLGQGNQNGRDPLGRPRQTDLGPDMNNDVKIPDEIDVQRAREILDAIREKLGNNPTQAIERQYLERLLDIQ; the protein is encoded by the coding sequence ATGACTAGCCTCGCAAGGCAGAAGAAAGGCGCATTCGCGCTTCAACCCTCTCTTGCGCGGCTGGTGGCGGCAAAACGTTTCCTGGCCCGGATCGTGCTTTTTGCCGAGCAGGTTCTTCCGCTGCTGGTGCCTGCCCTTTCCGTCATCGCGATTTATCTCTCGGTCTCCTGGTTCGGCTTCTTCCGTATTGTACCGGACTGGCTGCGTGTCCTCCTCCTGATCGCCTTTGCTGCCGGCTTCCTTGTTTCCCTGCTGCCGTTCCGTAATCTTCGCTGGCCACAGGTTGTCGACGCCGACCGCATGCTGGAAGAGCGCAACGGCCTGCCACATCAGCCGGTCATGGTGCAGGAGGATGAGCCCGCCTTCGATACGCCCTTCTCTCGCGCCCTATGGCGTGAACACCAGACGCGCATGGCGCGGAAGATCGCGACATTGGACGCTGGCCTGCCGCGACCCGATATCGCCCGGCACGACCGTTTCGCGCTACGCGCCATACCGGCGCTGCTTGTCGTCACCGCATTCGGTTATTCGCTGTCGATCAACGGCGGCTCCGTCGCCGACGCATTTCAGCCTGCACCCGCACAGGTTACGAGCAACCCGGCCGTGCGTATCGACGCATGGGTGACCCCGCCCTCCTATACCGGCCGCGCACCGATCTATCTGACAGCCGATGGCAGTGAACAGACCGCGATCGGTGTTCCGCAGTTTTCCAGTCTGACGGTGCGCGTCAGCGGTGGCCAATCGGCCGAGAAGGTACTGTTCAGGAAGGCCAATGGCGAAAGCCAGGAAATCGCTGTTCAGGAAGACACCCGGCCGCAGCTGGCCACCAACTCCAATGCTGAACAGGCCTCAGGCGCTCCAGCTGCACCTCAGCTGATGGCGCAGACGCACATCATGAAGCTCGAGGAGAACGGCGCGCTACAGGCAAACGGCCGCATCTGGAGTTTCGACGTCCTGCCCGACAAGGCGCCTGAAATTGCCTTCGATGGCATGCCGCGCCGCGCCGTCAACGGTGCTCTGGAAATCGGCTTTACGGTGAAGGACGATTACGGCGTGCAAGAGGCTCATGCCGAGATCGTACCGGTCGAATCCGATCCGGCCGCAACGCCGCTCTATCCGCTGCCGGAATTCCGGCTGGACATTCCCCGCCGCAATGCACGTGACGGCAAGGGCCTGACGAGCAAGAACCTGACCGAACATCCGCTGGCAGGCAAACGCGTGCGCATCACCCTCGTCGCCAAGGATGCCGCCGGGCAGACGGGCCGCAGCCCGCCCTATGAGATGATCATGCCATCGCGTCCGTTCAGCGAGCCGCTGGCAGCGGCCGTCGCCGAAGAGCGCCAGACCTTCGCTCTCGATACCCGCAAAATGCCGGAAGCTATCGCGCTCAACGAAGCCCTGACGATCCGGCCCGAGGAGACGATCCCGAACACCACCCATTACCTGCTGATCGAGTCCGCGCTGACCCGCATGAAGCTCGCCAGAGGTGATGAGCAGCTCAAGGATACCGCCCAATATCTCTGGGACATCGCGCTTGGCATCGAGGAAGGTGATCTTTCGCTGGCGGAACGGCGGCTGCGCGACGCCCAGCAGAACCTTGCCGATGCGCTGAACCGTAATGCTCCAGACGCCGAAATTAAGAAACTGATGGATGAGCTGCGCAAGGCGATGCAGGACTATATGAACGAGCTCGCCCAGCGCCTGCAGAACATGCCGATGCAGCCGAACCAGAACGCCCAGAATTTCCTGCGCCAGCAAGATCTGCAGCGCATGATGGACCAGATCGAAAACCTGGCACGTTCCGGCAATCGCGATGCCGCCCAGCAGATGCTCTCCGACCTGCAACGGCTGATGAACAACCTGCAGACGGCGCGCCCGCAGCGCGGCCAGCAGCAGGAAAACAGCCAGTTGACTCAGCAGATGAACAAACTCGGCCAGATCCTCCGCGACCAGCAGAAGCTGATGGAGGAGACTTTCCGCCTCGACCAGCAGCTTCGCGACCGCATGCAGCGCGGTGACCCCAACATGGACGACATGATGCCCGGCGAGGAAGGCCAGCAACAACAACAGCAGGGCCAGCAGCAGCAAGGCCAGCAGCCCGGCGACCAGATGACGGCCGAGCAACTGCGCGAAGCGTTGAAGCAGCTGCGTGGCCAGCAGGATGCGCTCGGCAAACAGTTGCAGGAACTGCAGAAGAGCCTTGGCGATATGGGTATGAAGCCGGGCGAAGGCTTCGGCCAAGCACAGCGCGAAATGGAAGGCGCCGGCCGTGATCTCGGTCAGGGCAACGGTAGCAGCGCTGTGGAGGGCCAAGGCCGGGCTCTCGAAGCCCTGCGCCAGGGCGCACGTGACATGATGAGCCAGATGATGCAGGCGCAGCAGGGCCAGCAAGGACAGCAGGGCCCGAACGGCCAGCTCGGCCAGGGCAACCAGAACGGCCGCGATCCGCTCGGCCGCCCACGCCAGACTGACCTCGGGCCGGATATGAACAACGATGTGAAGATACCTGACGAGATCGACGTTCAGCGCGCCCGGGAGATTCTGGACGCTATCCGCGAAAAACTCGGCAACAATCCGACCCAGGCGATCGAGCGTCAATATCTCGAACGACTGCTCGATATTCAGTGA